Genomic DNA from Cydia amplana chromosome 9, ilCydAmpl1.1, whole genome shotgun sequence:
tatatccccacgcacgccttataAATGACCGGGCTTAAAAACCCGAGAGTTTGtaacggagatacaaataatctatatatataaatgcaagtgtcctgactgactgactgactgactgactgattcatcaacgcagagccgaaactacaaaagctagaaagttgaaatttgcacactaggttgcatttataaagtgtacaagagataagaagcgattttgaaaaattcaacccctaagggggttaaaaaggggatgaaaagttgtatggggtacaagttttattttaagctaggaatttgaaactttgtaaaaatgtattatattaaaaaacaagaaaactaattccagcgtttttgaaaattcatcccacaaggtggtgaaaaaggggttgaaagtttgtatggagatcaaatatttttgtgagtgtgggacttgaaactttgtatatggggatattattataagacaagaaaagtaatttcagcgtttttgaaaattcatcccctaacagggttaaaaaggggttgaaagattgaatccattacaaatgctttgaaacttcttagaaaggcataatagccgattacaaaataaagtaatttcgacatttttggaaattcaacccctaagggggttaaaaaggggatgaaagttcgtcttagggtgcaaatttcattttaagctaggaacttgaaacttttcaaatagatattaaatttaaatacaagaaaactaatttcaacgtttttgaaaattcatcccctaaggtggtgaaaaaagggttgaaagtttgtatggatatcaaacattttttcgagcgctggactggaatctttgtatttggggatattattattattattaaaagacaggaaaagtaatttcagcgttttgtaaaattcatcccctaacagggttaaaaagaggttgaaagtttgtatgtgatccaaattttattttaagctaggtacttgaaagttcataaaaatatatattattaaaatacaagaaaactgatatctgcgtttttgaaaattcatcccgtaaggtggtaaaaaaggggttgaaagtttgtatggatatcaaacattttttcgaacgcgggacttgaatctttgtatttggggatattattaaaagacaggaaaagttatttcagcgttttgtaaaattcatcccctaacagggttaaaaaggggttgaaagtttgaatccataacaaatgctttgaaacttcttagaaaggcataatagccgattacaaaataaagtaattgcaacgtttttggaaattcaaatccctaagggatttaaaaaggggatggaagttcgtcttggggtgcaaattttattttaaggtaggaacttgaaaatttgcaaaaagatattaaatttaaacacaagaaaactaatttcagtgtttttgcaaattcatcccctaaggtgacgaaaaaggggttaaaagtttgtatggatatcaaaaattttttcgagtgcgggacttgaatctttgtatttggggatattattagaagataatacaagtaatttcagcgttttgtaaaattcatcccctaacaggtttaaaaaggggttgaaagtttgtacagggtacaaattttattttaagctaggaacttgaaacttcataaaaaggtattattttaaaactgaaaaaaaaaattcagcgtttttgaaaatttatatctcaaggtggtgaaaaaggggttgaaagtttgtatggagttcaaacatttttgtgagaacgggcttgaatctttgcacagaggcatattattagaatacaagaaatgtaatttcagcgtttttaaaaattcatcccctaaaatggttaaaaaggggttgaaagtttatatagggttcaaattttatttacttcaaacttcgtaaataggtagttaggtagtaggtcttattaaatagaggacatgaaaatcttctaagggggttgagagggattatgtcgagaacaattttatttagttaggggctagaaacttcgtaggttgtgaaagacaagtctcatgcattgtataatattaataattaacaaatgattaaccgtcctactgcaatattttgcttcataatgttctaagctaatgtagaatatataaccaccaatatacaaatccacgcgtacgaagtcgcgggcaacagctagtaataatatattctttatCGTGCACCACATAATGAAAAAGAATACAGAAAAAGAACAGACATTAcattaggtaacaacaggcggtcttatcgctcaaaagcgatctcttccagacaacctttgggtagcaggaAACCAATAACTTACAACCATGAACGGGTAGTGCTGATACGAGATCACGCACACTACTGGGTTACTGTCAACGCACTTACAAAACTGACAGGACGGCATTCATCATTAGGCATCAGTCATGTCCGTGACTTCTTTTTTCTCTGTCGCACAAGCACTAAAGAAAAGGAGGTAGATAAGTATTACGCCGAGATTTAATAAGTAACTACAGAAGCTAAAAATGAAAAGACTGGAAAATTAACGAATATAAGCACGCGAAAACTATTTAAAACGTCAATTTATTCCACAACTTACACAGAGCAGATCACACCAAACCATAATTACATTCGATATGAAAATGGTAACAGATTTCTACGGAATGATGGCTGGTTTACGTTTGAGTAtgattggtgcaactggcccttactagactaggtacctacatatacaccaaaataattaaccttttccacgccgtgtcaaacacaaaagctgtcactcagacgccacatcattgaagtgtcaaaactgaagttgaactttatgtatatgcacttaggTCGATGTTtctctgtgaccgattaatcggtctttggcgttgaacctacggtgcggatatatcggtcattggcgtccaaaaggttaatgtcATTCACAAACTTGCCTAAAAATATTAggagttattttattatgtctcGTTAGACGATGGTTGGTTGTCGTAGCCAAGCCGCCTGAAGTCCTTGGAGACCATGGACGTGCGCACCTCTACGGTCCCATACGACTCTGTTCTTAACACtgaaacaattgattataattatctgataaaattgtgaataaaattgaaTCTGTATCTACACAATCACTAGTATCTCCTTGAATATAATACAGATGCGAAAATTggcaaaaaaaatatggaaaagttctcggaaaattcattaaaaattaaacttttaaaaggaaactttcattttcGAAATGGAACATctcgatctccatacaaaaatatgagaagttaGCGGAAATTTTCAATGTGGAAATTTCGCAAGTTTGTATCGAGCGAGACTGTGTACTCGAGAAAAATGTATGGACCGTCTAAGGATAGCACTTAAGGATGGTTTAAGGttgatatttttgtatgaaagtcGATTAGgatgcaaacgagcagacgaatcgctttATGGTAAGAGATTACCGTTGCCCAtgaacacccgcaacaccaaagAGGTTGTAAGTACGCGTAAAATGAAAGTTTCTTTTGTTTCTTGTGTCTTTTACCTAAAATTTTCCAGCTTTTTGGAAATTCTTCTGTAATGGTAGTGAATGAATGTGCTTACACTGTTTTTTATGTGATATTCCTAGACTAGGAAATATACAAATGGCGACAATGTAAGTAGTTAGATAAGGCGTTATAATAATATCGTAACTTTTTCCTTTTATTCTACTTAAAATTGCGTCGTCGAGGTAAACCAGAAAAATCATAGATTATTATTTTCCGCGCATGGTATTGACATGTTACAATACGACACTGGTTACTTtttctgatgataaaaaaacgaagtatacctacttaagtacaATGTAAACtacaaaataacttttccttaaGGAAAAAGTGTCTaagaaaatagtaaaataattttgctacttaattatatttctttAGATTGAGGTTCTATTCAATTAGTAAAAGATGTACATTATTTGTCTATTTTCCTTGTTAAAATACCCGTTATTTTAAAGCCAGAGCACAGATTATGCCAGGAGGTCCTAACACGAAAACTGAAAATCGAAATTACTTtctctgcctctctatcgctcgaatagaCAAAAGCGATAGAacgcagataacgaaatttgttGTACAAAAGGGATCCGTAGTGACAAAGGCCCAGCCAGAGGCCTTTAGAAGACATGACCTGAAACCACGTACGATAGGTAAACTACGAGTttggtgaggtgtgcaataaagagtattgtattgtattgtattgtattgtataggtCAGGGGTGAAAATAGCCATTATCTGGCTTACACACACCGAAGCGGCGTGAGGATCTGCATTAACGTGATAACCGCGTATAGTCCGTAGATTTGaagctggccccgaacggctactcctttgtctattgtgttaagtaaaaccgcacatACCTGCGAAAAAAGGGTCGTGTAATTCTAATTGGTACcagagcgcgggctagtccaacgctcaacaaaccagtgtaggtttttataatgtaggtacttacaataattCTCTTTTCCAGAAGCCAGCATCCTCGGCTCTGCGAGTTCAGGATGCCTGCCAGTGAGCCAGGCGAGCCACTCGCCCAGCATGGTCGCGGCCAGAGGGCGCAGCAGTGGCGCCGCACACACCCGCGCGCCCGCGGTGGCCGGCAGCGGAACTAACGCGTAGCCGCGCAGAGTGTCCCCGCCTATCGTGTTCTGTGCGCGGACTGTGATCACCAGTTGGGGCCCTGTTTGGGAGTTCAAGGGAAgtcaaaatatcaataaaaaattaaaacggcAGAATGATGTGTTTAATCTTTGACTTAATACCTGTTTAGTACCTATGTAATCCTACTTGCATTTTTCTGCAAGTTCAATAACAATTCGTACCGTAATGAATAGAATTGCAGGCGTTACTTTGCGGAAATCCATATTAATTAATACCAAAATAATACTTTGCTTATCCGATGGCGTTGAGAtggattttaatatttatgcatAGCGCAACTTACATCCTGACACATTTGTGCTGCTGAAAACCATCTCCAAAGGCATATTAAAGACTACTCTTTCAGGATTGGCTCCTGAACGAGCCATCTGACTATTCCCTGATGTTAAACCCGACACCGGACTCCAATCGGGGCCCCATACAGCCTCATATTGAATATACAACAACTCGTCGAATACACCCGCCGGGAACACCACATTTTCAATTTGACCCGTGAACGACACGAGAAACTTGGTGATTTCGATTTCTTTCATTTATAAATTCACGAAGTGATAATTTCGCGTTCAGAGTTTCCGCGTACACCGAGTAAACTTGAGTTGACAGGAaaacaaaaccaaaacaaaCGTCGCTATAGCAACGAATGTTGCCAGAATTAAAACGTGTTGTAAAAACCGTAAAATGTATCCAATGACGCGTTGACTACGGAATATCAGTTATTTATTAATgattgctacaaaaataattacaatctTCAATACCACTAAAGTTTattcaattaataaaaattttactttattgtGTAAAGTTACGGTTTTTTCTATAAGCATAGACAATACGAAGACATGCTTCCGTTAAACTGCTTTACCGACACGTCTCAGAATTTTGTCACTAGATGGAGTTTCTTTCAAAAATTCGCCAATCGGCCACCATTGTTGGAAGTGATTTTACAGCATTTTGTCGAAATTTGTTTAATTTGTGATAGTTCTCGGCAAAATACAAAGTTAAACTCGGTAAGACACATTAGTCAACATTCCATACACCTCTTTCAAGTCTTAAATTGCCGCACAAGTGCTTAATTTCGAATTGTAAATGCGTTCAAAATGTCACGCGAAGTGAGCATCAGACCCTTGAACACCATTCCACACGCGAAATAAATCTGGTTTTCTTTGATACAAGTGCTGTTTACTCCCGTGAGAGTGTTGTCGGTGTTTCGGTATAGTGATAGGCTGTGCGGTGGCGGTGAAAAATTAATGTGTTCGCATGGGAACGTTTCAGAAGGATCTGCACACGTCGTAAGGGAGAAGAGTTACGCGGGCGAAGGCTTGAAAATTGCCGGCATCATTATGGTGGACTGAGAGGGTGTTTGTTGTGGGACTCAGCTGGACTCGCGTCGAGAACCGCCATGTCCGGCTCGCAGCACAACCCCAACGGGCGGCAGTCGCAACTGGGCTCTAGCTGGAGCCCCCTGCAGGTGGTACTTCATATTCTTGTTTTGTTGTCCCACAAGCATTCTTAACCTAGTTCCCTACTCTtgttagaataatttattttgtaggACATTGCTTGATTTAAAACAATGCTCTTTATAGTCTTATCAATGAATTGATGAAGCTTATCTGACACCCTAACACAGTTTAAGTAAAAAATCGTTCTATAATCACATATTTGGAAATTCTTTGAATGTTTATGTGATCTGAAATTTATGTTATTACTAAATGAACTCTTTCAAGTCCATCTCACATCTATTCACATTAGAAATGTTGCTTGTTGGTAAAATTAAATAGTACCTAACATTAGCTCCCCATGTAATCAGCGCACATGTGCATGTCAGCTGATCCGCTCATTTGTGTGTCAACAGCCTAAGGTCATATTAGTCACTATTTTTATCTAACTTGCAAATTATCAACAAATAATTTTCATTGAGAACAGAACCTGTGATTGTGAACATGCTAATATTCATGCTAGTCTACTTTATCaatatattaattgtattttattgtcaaAAGGGAAATCCCCCGCTTTATTTAGTGACAGACAgcatatattaataaaatacacaaTATTCTATTATTTGTATGCTTATTTTCAAGtctatgaaataaaaatgttaagtcATACTTTCATCGTAACTATATTATAGCCATAAGTAtacttgtaggtatgtatgataATTTGGTCTGTAAAATCTTACGAACAAACAATGACAACATAACTATGATACCTTGGGAATTGTAATGCTGGCCTGTGTTTGTTATAAAGTTTCTAATTTTAAAATCCTGTAGTTTTTACAACTCTGGTACATAAAAAAAGATAAGCATTTGTGCTCCTGAGCAATGCTGCGACATCCCAAGGCTTTGTAATGAAtagtttgttttattataagcttttatttaacttgcaatgtaactatgtttgtacgggtcaaatcttccaagttaaatttgactcacttccaaacttccaatgaagctgaaaatttgcatacatatgtaagttgaGTGACAATGCAAACCATACCATCAAACTGATctaatgatggagacaggaggtggccataggaactctgtgataaaacaacgaaacctaattgtgtttggggtttttagaattgttgacCTTTGACCTTGAGAATACCAATGACATTGTGTACCATAAAAGTAAAGTAGATATGACAACCAGTTTCACAGTTTCAGTAATTACATTCAAATTACAGGGTTAATTGCTTCAAAAGAAGTTTGTCTGTAATTATAGTTGCTCCACTAGTGTATAATTTAGTTTTGAAGTGAGTAATTAACTAATTATCTATCACTCCTTCAGTTGCCTTTCAAAACTTTCAATTTACCAAGGCTTTTATTTAGATTATTCAAtggcaatttaaataaataataaaataagttatgGTTAGTGTCATACACATGATGTCAGATGGCAGCATGTCAGAAATGTCAGCTTCTGTTTATTGGTTCATAgtgtaaatgtcaaatttatttTCTGATTTGGGTTAGAAGGTAGCAATACCCCAATGGGTATGAGACAAAAACAAGCTAAATTAATGGAAAAAGGACTACAGAccttgctatagttcgttttttttagcattagaaagaacttgcaagaaggtaagcgatcttgacaagtcttttaattgaaaaacgctttttaaaaattaaaaactattacttatgaaagcagaagaatataaatgattgtattagattcataattgttacatatttgccgtaacttatttttaaaatgtgtttttcaattaaaagacacatcaagattgtttaccttattactaatgctaaaaaaacgaactatagggacAAATAACATGAAAAAAACTAATCATCTTATGGAGAAGTTTAAACCTGGACCCAAAAGCCGTTGTTTTGTCTATGAATTTGGAATGGCTAGTTGCTTGTTAAAAGTTCAGAATAGATTTTTGAGATGAGGAAGCCAACGGGGTGGCAGTTTATGGGGCACTTATtcattttttgtgttttaaacTTCAAGGTCTTATTTTGGCTGGCAAATTGAGACCCCTGGGACCAAAAAGATTAATTTTGCTGAGGATGCTAGCCCAGAGTTCAGCACCAATAAAACTCTTATTAAGAACATCACTATTCAGTT
This window encodes:
- the LOC134650978 gene encoding B9 domain-containing protein 1 translates to MKEIEITKFLVSFTGQIENVVFPAGVFDELLYIQYEAVWGPDWSPVSGLTSGNSQMARSGANPERVVFNMPLEMVFSSTNVSGWPQLVITVRAQNTIGGDTLRGYALVPLPATAGARVCAAPLLRPLAATMLGEWLAWLTGRHPELAEPRMLASGKENYLLRTESYGTVEVRTSMVSKDFRRLGYDNQPSSNET